The proteins below are encoded in one region of Hordeum vulgare subsp. vulgare chromosome 3H, MorexV3_pseudomolecules_assembly, whole genome shotgun sequence:
- the LOC123442862 gene encoding probable LRR receptor-like serine/threonine-protein kinase At4g36180, with the protein MSNLRSLSLDTVQILSGGSTWSIALADSVPLLQDISLSWCGISGPIHYSFSQLRFLATINLEVNGISGQVPSFFAQFSFLRYLRLFDNDFEGQFPTKIFQLANLTYLDVSSNPSLSVQLPDFPPGNILESLDLRETNLSVAIPKSLFHLDSLKALRLSTTGFPKHLITSIANLTSLEKLWLSGSGIEKPALSWIAGLKNLTDLMLQDYNFSGPIPWWIRNCTNLTGLQLSSCSLSGELPTWIGNLTKLSFLDLSGNRLSGKIPSVLFNHASLEGLDLSSNELYGTLEHIPDRLSTFLKYIDLSNNNLAGKIPKVLFTLPSLEELILSSNELCGTLEDIPDHLSTFLHIIDLSNNNLTGHIPKSLFDLTRLQYLRLDSNQFEGTVDLSLLWKMKALDKLRISNNMLSVIDVEGGYPFTYIPRIR; encoded by the exons ATGAGCAATCTGAGATCGCTCAGTCTTGATACTGTGCAAATCTTAAGCGGTGGATCAACTTGGTCCATTGCTTTAGCAGACTCTGTCCCTCTACTACAGGATATTAGTTTGTCTTGGTGTGGAATAAGTGGTCCAATTCATTATTCATTCTCCCAACTCCGTTTTCTAGCAACGATCAACCTCGAAGTTAATGGAATTTCTGGACAGGTCCCTAGCTTCTTTGCACAATTCTCTTTCTTAAGATACCTTAGGCTCTTTGATAATGATTTTGAAGGACAATTTCCCACGAAGATCTTCCAGCTAGCAAACCTCACATATCTTGATGTGTCCTCCAACCCCAGCCTTTCTGTGCAACTTCCAGATTTCCCACCAGGAAATATTTTGGAATCTTTAGACCTGAGGGAGACAAACCTTTCGGTTGCAATACCAAAATCCCTTTTCCATCTCGACTCGTTGAAAGCCTTACGCCTTAGCACCACAGGATTTCCCAAGCATCTCATTACTTCCATAGCTAACCTTACGTCCCTAGAGAAATTGTGGCTCTCAGGGTCAGGAATAGAGAAGCCAGCGCTCTCTTGGATTGCCGGTCTTAAGAATCTGACGGACTTGATGCTGCAAGACTATAATTTCTCTGGACCGATTCCCTGGTGGATCAGAAATTGTACAAACTTGACGGGCTTACAGCTCAGCAGTTGCAGTTTATCTGGAGAACTACCGACGTGGATTGGGAACTTGACCAAGCTTTCATTCTTGGATTTATCAGGTAATCGACTAAGCG GCAAAATCCCAAGCGTTTTGTTCAATCATGCGTCATTGGAAGGACTAGACCTATCATCAAATGAACTTTATGGGACTCTAGAACACATTCCAGACCGCTTATCTACCTTCCTGAAGTACATCGACCTAAGCAATAACAACCTTGCAG GCAAAATCCCGAAGGTTCTGTTCACTCTTCCATCGCTGGAAGAACTAATACTATCATCAAATGAACTTTGTGGAACTCTAGAAGACATTCCAGACCACTTATCTACCTTCCTGCACATCATCGACCTAAGTAATAACAACCTTACAGGTCATATACCCAAATCTTTGTTCGATCTTACGAGGCTTCAATATCTACGCCTTGACTCGAATCAGTTTGAAGGCACCGTAGATCTTAGCCTTCTTTGGAAGATGAAGGCATTGGATAAATTAAGGATCTCCAACAATATGTTATCAGTGATAGATGTTGAGGGTGGCTATCCATTTACTTATATCCCTCGAATCAGATAA